One Brassica napus cultivar Da-Ae chromosome C4, Da-Ae, whole genome shotgun sequence genomic region harbors:
- the LOC125586054 gene encoding uncharacterized protein LOC125586054, translating to MRNFVYRYKSKGLAKMVCEAAFSFRRSDFDANFAKIKQASAPCFKYLEDIGTAKWSQTYFPGNRYNLLTSNVVEQLNKAISKSRASPTVEMFMFIQRMLTRWFSARRTKSAKHRGFVTPEVDKVMQTHIRLTKGSKIYPAKEWTYSVRGLFGHPNTVHLDTKACTCQVFQKLKIPCGHAMLAADSIGLPYTQLVGDCYKTQH from the coding sequence ATGAGGAACTTCGTTTACCGGTACAAAAGCAAGGGTCTCGCCAAGATGGTTTGTGAGGCTGCATTCTCTTTCCGGCGCTCTGATTTTGATGCTAACTTTGCCAAAATTAAACAAGCTAGTGCACCCTGCTTCAAATACCTTGAAGACATTGGCACTGCAAAATGGTCACAGACTTACTTTCCTGGAAATCGGTACAATCTCCTCACCAGCAACGTTGTTGAGCAGTTGAACAAGGCTATTTCCAAATCCAGAGCCTCTCCCACCGTTGagatgttcatgttcatccaaCGCATGCTCACTCGGTGGTTCTCAGCAAGGAGGACAAAATCAGCAAAACACAGGGGTTTTGTCACCCCCGAGGTCGATAAAGTCATGCAGACTCATATCAGACTCACCAAAGGCAGCAAGATTTATCCAGCCAAAGAATGGACCTACTCGGTTAGGGGTCTTTTTGGTCACCCTAACACTGTCCACCTCGATACTAAAGCCTGTACATGTCAAGTGTTCCAAAAGCTAAAAATACCATGCGGACATGCTATGTTGGCTGCTGATTCTATCGGTCTCCCATACACCCAATTAGTGGGTGATTGCTACAAAACACAGCACTAG